The following are encoded in a window of Ruminiclostridium herbifermentans genomic DNA:
- a CDS encoding alpha-N-arabinofuranosidase — MTIARIILNKDYVIGDVDKRIFGSFIEHLGRAVYGGIYEPNHPTANRLGFRQDVAELVRELQVPIIRYPGGNFVSGYNWEDGVGPIEKRPRRAELSWSTIETNSVGTNEFCQWAKDIGTEVMMAVNLGTRGADAARNLVEYCNLEEGTYWSDLRKSHGYSQPHNIKTWCLGNEMDGSWQIGAKTADEYGRLACETAKMMKWVDPTIELVACGSSGSGMPTFGQWEATVLEHTYEHVDYISLHTYYGNQDNDIKNYLARSLDMDDFIKSVVAICDYVKAKKHSKKKINLSFDEWNVWFHSNEEDKKIERWSIAPHRLEDVYNFEDALLVGSMLITLLKNADRVKIACLAQLVNVIAPIMTENGGSVWKQTIFYPYLHTSIYGRGTVLNSIIKSPKYDSKDFTDVPCIDAVAVISDDNNEITIFAVNKDTDNSITLDVELNGFGTFEVVEHITLENSDIKATNTKENPNNVVPNSNGNAAIEDGNVKATLGKLSWNVIKLRKNND; from the coding sequence ATGACGATAGCAAGAATCATCCTTAACAAGGACTACGTTATAGGCGACGTGGACAAAAGAATATTTGGATCATTTATTGAGCATTTAGGCAGAGCAGTTTATGGAGGAATTTATGAACCAAATCATCCTACAGCTAATAGGCTAGGATTCCGTCAGGATGTTGCAGAATTAGTTAGAGAGTTACAAGTACCAATAATTCGTTATCCTGGTGGAAATTTCGTTTCGGGATATAATTGGGAAGATGGAGTAGGGCCTATTGAAAAGCGTCCAAGACGCGCAGAATTATCTTGGTCAACAATTGAGACAAATTCTGTAGGAACAAATGAGTTTTGCCAGTGGGCAAAAGACATTGGAACAGAAGTCATGATGGCGGTAAATTTGGGTACTAGGGGAGCAGATGCTGCCAGAAATTTAGTGGAATATTGTAATCTAGAGGAAGGTACATACTGGAGTGACTTGAGAAAATCACATGGATATAGCCAACCGCACAATATTAAAACATGGTGCCTTGGAAATGAGATGGATGGTTCATGGCAAATTGGTGCTAAGACAGCTGATGAGTATGGAAGATTAGCATGTGAAACTGCAAAAATGATGAAATGGGTAGACCCAACGATTGAATTAGTAGCATGTGGTAGTTCAGGAAGCGGGATGCCTACATTTGGACAGTGGGAAGCTACAGTACTGGAGCATACATATGAGCATGTTGATTATATTTCTTTACATACTTATTATGGGAACCAAGATAACGATATAAAAAACTATCTTGCAAGATCACTAGATATGGATGACTTTATAAAATCAGTAGTAGCCATTTGTGATTATGTGAAAGCCAAAAAGCATTCAAAGAAAAAAATAAACCTTTCCTTTGATGAGTGGAATGTATGGTTCCATTCAAATGAAGAGGACAAGAAAATAGAGAGATGGTCAATAGCTCCTCATCGTCTTGAGGATGTATATAATTTTGAAGATGCTTTATTAGTTGGAAGTATGCTAATAACTCTTCTGAAAAATGCAGACCGCGTGAAAATAGCATGTCTTGCTCAGTTGGTTAACGTCATTGCTCCAATTATGACTGAAAATGGTGGTAGTGTATGGAAACAGACAATTTTCTATCCTTATCTTCATACATCTATTTATGGAAGGGGCACAGTTTTAAACTCAATTATAAAGTCTCCTAAGTACGATAGTAAGGATTTTACAGATGTTCCATGTATAGATGCTGTCGCTGTTATCAGTGATGACAATAATGAAATAACAATATTTGCAGTTAATAAGGATACAGATAATAGTATTACTCTTGATGTAGAACTCAATGGATTTGGTACATTTGAAGTTGTTGAGCATATAACTTTAGAAAATAGTGATATTAAAGCTACAAATACTAAAGAAAATCCAAATAATGTTGTTCCTAACAGTAATGGAAATGCTGCTATTGAGGATGGAAATGTCAAGGCTACATTAGGAAAATTATCATGGAATGTAATAAAATTAAGAAAGAATAATGATTAA
- a CDS encoding B12-binding domain-containing radical SAM protein has product MVRKFERILLVNCTLDKISRQKIKNTVSTPNLGLLSIASVLIMHGYKVKIIDFFVEDISENEYINILHTWNPSVIGFSVYTRTSPFYNRIMKITKQSGFNGITIAGGPHSTFNEEEMLKNTKVNYVIKGEGEFTFLKLLEHLNYPDQFPLKYVEGVSYIEEDNVIINEKFKFIGKLDALPLQPIGLIDPSNYSTAFTMITSRGCPGNCIYCSSRSMSGNKYRMRSAENIICEMIYLKDILKTDKVVFLDDTFTAIQSRFNRFIELLRHLEYKFSYRIESRGDTLIEKNLDDLKDTNCNVIHVGIESGSQEVINKIGKKINLSETIQRLLYGNKIGIHMVASFIIGHYCDNKETIRETIELMKHLKKAGVEVSVASCTPFPGTVLYENRDRLNVKILASSWQDYDFGNVIIETEFLKNEELRELLFEAVMVSM; this is encoded by the coding sequence ATGGTTAGAAAATTTGAAAGAATATTATTAGTAAATTGCACTTTGGACAAGATTAGCAGACAAAAAATTAAAAATACCGTATCAACACCTAACCTTGGTTTGCTTTCAATCGCATCCGTTTTAATTATGCATGGATATAAAGTAAAAATAATTGATTTTTTTGTGGAAGATATATCAGAAAATGAATATATTAATATTTTACATACTTGGAATCCTTCAGTGATAGGATTTTCAGTTTATACCAGAACATCCCCTTTCTATAATCGGATTATGAAAATAACGAAACAAAGTGGATTTAATGGAATAACAATTGCTGGAGGACCTCATTCTACATTTAATGAAGAAGAAATGTTGAAAAATACAAAAGTAAATTATGTAATTAAAGGAGAAGGAGAATTTACTTTTCTTAAATTATTAGAACATTTAAATTATCCAGATCAATTCCCGTTAAAATATGTAGAAGGAGTATCATATATTGAAGAAGATAATGTGATTATTAATGAAAAGTTTAAATTCATCGGAAAATTAGATGCATTGCCTCTTCAACCTATCGGGTTAATAGATCCATCTAATTATTCTACTGCATTTACTATGATTACCAGCCGTGGTTGTCCTGGAAACTGTATATATTGTTCATCTAGAAGTATGTCCGGCAATAAGTACCGGATGAGAAGTGCAGAAAACATTATATGTGAGATGATATATCTAAAAGATATATTAAAAACAGATAAAGTAGTTTTTTTAGATGATACTTTTACAGCCATTCAAAGCCGTTTCAACAGATTTATAGAGCTTTTAAGGCATTTGGAATATAAGTTTAGCTATAGAATTGAATCTAGAGGTGATACCCTGATAGAAAAAAATTTAGACGACCTAAAAGATACTAATTGTAATGTAATACATGTAGGAATTGAAAGCGGATCACAGGAAGTAATTAATAAAATAGGCAAAAAAATTAATTTGTCTGAAACCATACAAAGATTGCTATATGGTAATAAGATAGGTATCCATATGGTTGCCAGTTTCATAATCGGTCATTATTGTGATAATAAAGAAACCATTAGAGAAACCATAGAATTAATGAAACATCTTAAAAAAGCAGGAGTAGAAGTTTCTGTAGCTTCTTGTACACCTTTTCCTGGGACAGTGTTATATGAAAACCGCGATAGACTAAATGTGAAGATATTAGCATCCTCTTGGCAGGATTATGATTTTGGCAATGTTATTATAGAAACAGAATTTTTAAAAAATGAAGAATTACGTGAATTATTATTTGAGGCTGTTATGGTAAGCATGTAG
- a CDS encoding radical SAM/SPASM domain-containing protein, with product MDHNEIKIEDYTINSNITLKKRIDKKISVVNQDGVREVLDIGASYLLDLFNARKFDIITQLNKGSHTEIKRLIDKGILVTDKSNKIFDLTPRWTLEEVFFELSKRCNLNCKHCYIPEDINKLELTFDDWIKLTDICATLGVYMIKLTGGEPMINSYFFDLVEYIKSKNIKIRLYTNGSYLNHENINKLKLLGLDEIQISMDGACEKTHDNFRNTKGNFSRILTALPLLESNGFAVTLSFTVSSFNVKELDNFIQLVRNYKNIKVVVSPYINYHQTYQNKNDFLDIKDEDIIKIKNCFNENKDIWSDKTRYYLSYSNKYIGFCGMGVYSLYIDSNGKVMLCPLLNQEENLVGDIHEESLNNLWEHSPLLVEYRSKTIADISDCNTCSNSYTCRGGCRARAFFKHKNLLTKDPISCKMYI from the coding sequence ATGGATCATAATGAAATAAAAATAGAAGATTATACTATTAATAGTAATATCACATTAAAAAAAAGAATCGATAAGAAAATTTCTGTAGTTAATCAAGATGGCGTCAGAGAAGTTCTGGATATCGGTGCTTCTTATTTACTTGATCTTTTTAATGCGAGAAAGTTTGATATAATTACTCAATTAAATAAAGGCAGTCATACAGAAATTAAAAGGCTAATTGATAAGGGAATATTAGTGACTGATAAGTCAAATAAAATCTTTGATTTAACGCCTAGATGGACTTTAGAAGAAGTTTTCTTTGAACTTTCAAAACGATGCAATTTAAATTGCAAGCACTGTTATATTCCAGAAGATATAAATAAATTGGAACTTACTTTTGATGATTGGATCAAACTAACTGATATTTGTGCCACACTTGGAGTATATATGATAAAATTAACTGGTGGCGAACCTATGATTAATTCTTATTTTTTCGATTTAGTTGAATACATCAAAAGTAAAAATATTAAAATTCGACTATATACAAACGGAAGCTATTTGAATCATGAAAATATAAATAAACTGAAGTTATTGGGGCTAGATGAGATTCAAATAAGTATGGATGGAGCCTGTGAAAAAACACATGATAATTTTAGAAATACGAAAGGTAATTTTAGTAGAATCCTTACAGCCCTACCGCTATTAGAAAGTAATGGTTTTGCCGTTACTCTCTCATTTACTGTTTCTTCATTCAATGTTAAAGAATTAGATAACTTTATACAGTTAGTTAGAAACTATAAGAACATAAAAGTAGTAGTAAGTCCTTATATAAATTACCATCAGACTTATCAAAATAAAAATGACTTTTTGGATATAAAAGATGAGGATATCATAAAAATAAAAAATTGTTTTAATGAAAATAAGGACATATGGTCCGATAAAACTAGGTATTATTTATCTTATTCAAATAAGTATATTGGATTTTGTGGTATGGGTGTATATAGTTTATATATTGATTCTAATGGAAAAGTAATGTTATGTCCACTACTTAACCAAGAGGAAAATCTTGTTGGAGATATTCATGAGGAAAGCTTAAATAATTTATGGGAGCATTCACCTTTGTTAGTGGAGTATCGGAGTAAAACAATAGCTGACATTAGTGACTGTAATACATGCAGCAACTCATATACTTGCAGAGGAGGCTGCCGTGCACGTGCATTTTTTAAACATAAAAATCTATTAACTAAAGACCCAATAAGTTGCAAAATGTACATATGA
- a CDS encoding ABC transporter ATP-binding protein: MKLLIRSFLKKNIAFLSFSVILQTIANICTIIIPLSYQYLIDKIILKNSFDKLPYYVVGILVVFIVYMITDIFSNKVFIKYTIEFKKILEKSVMATLLKSEDKAMKKATKGEVITRLAQDIDTVINFWAEYFIALLMGVAEYLIVIIVIFRIHFALGLISLVATPLFYLLSKKMGKNIGEASIKLRNSSEKFIEQIDECLDSRETVKIYNCFNYEYNRYVNTLKTYLGNTKWLMNITLLSKKFIGGLSILFPLIILLSGSFLISLEQITLGSLISVLSSLNYILAPSAMLSNSLIAYKQVKVSYNRLLPFFEREKNMNEETETIKEPLPSFDKCTEVPVFSVNKLYFQYEDYEVLKNISFQINQKDFISIVGDNGTGKTTLIRILSGLLEPTQGEIFINGLLLNKDTVNKVREDISIVMQKEFLFQDTIENNILLQKTDSLNEIAKKVIDSKLLCLDVGKNGSKLSGGEIQKVAIARALQKNSNIFMIDEGSTNFDKRSRETLYEILQALKGKKTIMVIDHYLSYISLSDKVLYFQDKEHIFLDTHESLYNNNSHYRDFYSSMEAI, translated from the coding sequence ATGAAATTACTGATAAGGTCTTTTCTAAAGAAAAATATTGCATTCCTTAGTTTTAGTGTTATCTTACAGACTATAGCCAATATATGCACAATCATAATTCCGTTAAGTTATCAATACTTAATAGATAAAATAATTTTAAAAAATTCATTTGATAAGTTACCTTATTATGTTGTCGGTATTTTAGTAGTATTTATAGTGTACATGATAACAGATATTTTTTCAAATAAAGTATTTATTAAGTATACAATTGAATTTAAGAAAATATTGGAAAAAAGTGTAATGGCAACTCTTTTAAAGTCTGAGGACAAAGCCATGAAAAAGGCTACTAAAGGAGAAGTTATTACAAGGTTAGCTCAGGATATTGATACAGTCATTAATTTCTGGGCAGAATATTTTATAGCACTTTTAATGGGTGTAGCAGAGTACCTTATAGTTATAATCGTTATTTTCAGGATACATTTTGCATTAGGTCTGATAAGTTTGGTAGCTACTCCCCTGTTTTACCTGTTAAGTAAGAAAATGGGCAAAAATATTGGAGAAGCAAGCATCAAACTCAGAAACAGCAGTGAGAAATTTATTGAACAGATTGATGAATGTCTTGATAGCCGTGAAACAGTGAAAATTTACAATTGTTTTAATTATGAATATAACAGATATGTGAATACTTTAAAAACTTATTTAGGAAATACCAAATGGTTGATGAATATTACACTTCTGTCTAAAAAATTTATAGGGGGATTAAGTATACTATTTCCTCTAATAATACTACTAAGTGGTAGTTTTCTTATTTCACTGGAACAGATTACACTAGGTTCTTTAATCAGTGTATTATCAAGTCTCAATTATATATTAGCTCCTTCTGCTATGTTATCAAACAGCTTAATAGCATATAAGCAAGTTAAGGTATCTTACAATAGGCTCCTTCCATTTTTTGAACGCGAAAAAAATATGAATGAGGAGACAGAAACTATAAAAGAGCCTTTACCCTCGTTTGATAAGTGTACCGAAGTGCCTGTATTCTCCGTTAATAAATTATATTTTCAGTATGAAGATTATGAGGTATTAAAAAATATTTCATTTCAAATTAATCAGAAAGATTTTATCAGCATAGTAGGAGATAACGGAACTGGAAAAACTACATTGATTAGAATTTTATCTGGACTATTGGAGCCAACCCAAGGTGAAATATTTATTAATGGATTATTGCTTAATAAGGATACTGTAAACAAAGTCAGAGAAGATATCAGCATTGTAATGCAGAAGGAATTTCTTTTTCAGGATACCATTGAAAATAATATACTTCTTCAAAAAACAGATTCATTAAATGAAATAGCTAAAAAAGTGATAGATTCTAAACTTTTATGCCTAGATGTGGGCAAGAATGGTTCAAAACTATCTGGCGGAGAAATACAAAAGGTAGCTATAGCAAGAGCACTTCAAAAAAATAGTAATATATTTATGATAGATGAAGGTAGTACAAATTTTGATAAGCGTTCACGAGAAACCTTATACGAGATTCTCCAAGCATTGAAAGGCAAGAAAACCATTATGGTAATAGACCACTATTTATCATATATTTCTCTCAGTGACAAAGTATTATATTTTCAAGATAAGGAACATATATTTTTAGATACACATGAATCATTATATAACAATAACAGCCACTATAGAGATTTTTACTCCAGTATGGAAGCAATATAA
- a CDS encoding PqqD family peptide modification chaperone yields MVIELNKDVIIKKHNNIGLLINTEQARYRKLNSSGLVIAEFLQESPKMSRDELFAKLSNHYCIPKKLLVDDVNKFLDELIELGFLKDSSSEEKNIVPNDDFTGNGLWLKVTNRCNLKCVYCYANSGTFDSKSELSIEEIESLLSTMTEPIKKIIITGGEPLLRYDILDIIRLCNKYGKVQLLTNGTLGDAELYKNILQLVDSIQISIDSDISEYHDRNRGAGSFEKAVNNAKIISEIDNSKLAIAMTPTPKYKPDIVDMIKFCQSIGVYQLHINRFVPYGRAIKYEDDFDLQEFYNWVDKGYEYIYETYVSYYKQNRKFNFLLDVASDLNREVYSTNRKCSCGINHNLLSIDCNGDVYLCPSLHKKELILGNIKEKSLVDIKLDSKKRFKSFSVGDLDKCKDCELKYFCAGGCRAIALNNTNDLYGVENNCAVYKKRILDLMVR; encoded by the coding sequence ATGGTCATTGAATTAAATAAGGATGTAATAATTAAGAAACATAATAATATAGGATTACTTATCAATACAGAGCAAGCTAGATACCGTAAATTAAATAGTTCAGGCCTTGTTATTGCTGAATTTTTGCAGGAATCACCTAAAATGAGCAGAGATGAACTATTTGCTAAATTAAGTAATCATTATTGTATACCAAAAAAATTATTGGTAGACGATGTTAATAAATTTCTAGATGAGTTGATAGAATTAGGTTTCTTAAAAGACAGTTCTAGTGAAGAAAAAAATATTGTACCAAATGATGATTTTACAGGTAACGGTTTGTGGTTAAAGGTTACAAATCGTTGCAATCTAAAATGTGTATATTGTTATGCCAATTCAGGAACATTTGACTCTAAAAGTGAACTTTCCATTGAGGAAATTGAAAGTTTATTATCTACTATGACCGAGCCAATTAAAAAGATAATTATAACAGGAGGAGAACCTCTTTTAAGGTATGACATATTAGATATAATTAGGCTATGTAATAAATATGGAAAAGTACAATTATTAACAAATGGTACTTTAGGTGATGCGGAATTATATAAAAATATACTTCAGCTTGTTGACAGTATTCAGATTTCAATTGATTCAGATATATCAGAATATCATGATAGGAATCGAGGTGCTGGTAGTTTTGAAAAAGCTGTTAATAATGCAAAAATCATCAGTGAAATTGACAACTCCAAACTGGCGATTGCCATGACACCTACTCCAAAATATAAACCAGATATCGTTGATATGATAAAATTCTGCCAAAGTATTGGAGTATATCAATTACATATTAATAGGTTCGTGCCTTATGGTAGAGCTATAAAATACGAAGATGATTTTGACCTCCAAGAATTTTATAACTGGGTAGATAAAGGATATGAATATATTTATGAAACTTATGTAAGCTATTATAAACAGAATAGGAAATTCAATTTCCTCTTAGATGTGGCATCTGATTTAAACCGAGAAGTTTATTCAACAAATAGAAAATGCTCTTGTGGCATAAATCATAATCTTTTAAGTATTGACTGTAATGGAGATGTATATTTATGTCCTTCACTTCATAAAAAAGAACTTATTCTTGGAAATATAAAAGAAAAGTCGCTGGTGGACATAAAATTAGACAGTAAAAAAAGATTTAAAAGCTTTTCGGTAGGAGATTTAGATAAATGTAAAGACTGTGAATTAAAGTATTTCTGCGCTGGTGGATGCAGGGCAATTGCTTTAAATAATACAAATGATTTATATGGTGTAGAGAATAATTGTGCTGTTTATAAAAAACGTATATTAGACTTAATGGTGAGGTAA
- a CDS encoding B12-binding domain-containing radical SAM protein, producing MPNNNKTKKVGYSEKTTMPPLGIISIGSYLKMHGYEVDYLDLFACSMKKSEFLNYVSDFNPDIIGISSYTENFNVVIKLTELIKNAFPKIIIILGGPHVTFCPDEALEHSTVDFVSRGEGEMTFVELLEALNYNTLKLEEIDGLSFRNKNGDIVHTNNRKFIVKLDSLPWGDMNLKKKEIYNIKQLIITSRGCPGRCIYCASSALSGNKYRMRSAENVFSEIYYKYKYKGERYFAFLDDTFTANRNRLNQFCELIKKHKLDIVWRCDSRTDILSYEMIDNMYDAGCTSVHIGIESGSQEVINKINKNISLQKSEDLLAYMSNKGMQVMCSFIIGHHCDTKDTIRLTIDLARKFKNNYGAVVGIGVNTPFPGTTLYEERDKLGVKLESTNWSTYDLVQPVISTKYLTREELQEIFYEMQELM from the coding sequence ATGCCCAATAACAATAAAACCAAAAAGGTTGGTTATTCTGAAAAAACCACTATGCCACCCTTAGGTATTATTTCAATTGGTAGCTATTTAAAGATGCATGGATACGAGGTGGATTACCTCGATCTATTTGCCTGTAGTATGAAAAAAAGTGAATTTCTAAATTATGTATCTGATTTTAATCCTGATATTATTGGAATAAGTTCCTATACGGAGAACTTTAATGTTGTTATAAAGCTAACAGAATTAATTAAAAACGCCTTCCCAAAAATCATAATTATATTAGGAGGGCCTCATGTCACATTTTGTCCAGATGAAGCTTTGGAGCATTCAACAGTTGATTTTGTGAGCCGTGGGGAAGGTGAGATGACTTTCGTTGAGCTTCTGGAAGCTTTAAATTATAATACCCTAAAACTTGAAGAAATTGATGGGTTATCTTTTAGAAATAAAAACGGAGACATAGTCCACACCAATAACAGAAAATTTATTGTAAAATTAGATAGCCTTCCATGGGGTGATATGAATCTCAAAAAGAAAGAGATTTATAATATAAAGCAACTTATTATCACCAGTAGAGGATGTCCGGGAAGGTGTATTTATTGTGCTTCATCGGCACTCTCAGGCAATAAATATAGAATGCGTAGTGCAGAAAATGTATTTAGTGAAATTTATTACAAATATAAATATAAGGGAGAGCGTTATTTCGCATTTTTAGATGATACTTTTACTGCCAATCGAAACAGACTTAATCAATTCTGTGAACTTATCAAAAAACATAAATTGGATATCGTATGGAGATGTGATTCCAGAACAGATATTTTAAGTTATGAGATGATTGACAATATGTATGATGCTGGATGTACTTCTGTTCATATCGGTATTGAAAGTGGATCTCAAGAGGTAATTAACAAAATAAATAAGAACATTAGCCTTCAAAAGTCAGAAGATTTATTGGCATATATGTCAAATAAGGGAATGCAGGTAATGTGCTCTTTTATTATTGGACATCACTGCGACACAAAAGACACCATAAGGTTGACCATTGACTTAGCTCGAAAATTTAAAAATAACTACGGTGCTGTGGTTGGTATTGGCGTTAATACTCCATTTCCGGGTACTACTTTATATGAAGAGAGAGACAAGCTGGGTGTAAAGTTGGAAAGTACAAATTGGTCAACTTATGATCTTGTACAGCCTGTCATATCGACAAAATATTTGACTAGAGAAGAGTTACAGGAAATATTTTATGAAATGCAAGAGCTGATGTAA
- a CDS encoding PqqD family peptide modification chaperone, translating to MHRTTYVWKEDEGYAIIIKNDGNKVILNQDATKLWKIINDEDSVEIICDLIKEKYNISEDKTLIAIKALIEAGVVSNLDMFWGD from the coding sequence TTGCATAGAACAACTTATGTTTGGAAAGAGGATGAGGGTTACGCTATTATAATAAAAAATGATGGTAATAAGGTTATATTAAACCAAGATGCTACTAAACTTTGGAAAATTATTAATGATGAGGATTCCGTAGAAATCATATGTGATCTGATTAAAGAAAAATATAATATATCTGAAGATAAAACCTTAATAGCCATTAAAGCGCTAATCGAAGCTGGAGTTGTTTCTAATCTAGATATGTTTTGGGGGGATTAG